Proteins from a single region of Actinomycetota bacterium:
- the cofC gene encoding 2-phospho-L-lactate guanylyltransferase produces MDAGLLPVKRLDRAKQRLSTHLSGDERRRVAEALLEDALSLCGTVEFLEWWVVSDDPYVLSEANGRGLATFEDPGEGLNAAVSAAVVAVAAAGAESVTVIPSDAPLAFRGDLVDLLDTGATSEIVLVPSQRDGGTNGMYITPPELLRPTFGEGSLRRHLEQAERESRRCALLSLPRLALDIDTVEDIREFLSKPKHAPSRTAEVLEELRYRVAD; encoded by the coding sequence ATGGACGCAGGATTGCTTCCGGTGAAGAGGTTGGACCGTGCGAAGCAGAGACTCTCGACGCACCTCAGCGGGGACGAACGAAGGCGCGTTGCGGAGGCGCTTCTCGAGGACGCGCTGTCGCTGTGCGGAACGGTCGAGTTCCTCGAGTGGTGGGTGGTAAGCGATGACCCATACGTCTTGAGTGAGGCGAACGGGAGGGGTCTCGCGACGTTCGAGGACCCGGGCGAGGGGCTCAACGCGGCGGTCTCTGCGGCGGTCGTGGCCGTCGCGGCCGCGGGGGCGGAGAGCGTCACCGTCATCCCATCGGACGCTCCGCTGGCGTTCCGCGGTGATCTGGTTGACCTCCTGGACACCGGCGCGACGAGCGAGATCGTGTTGGTTCCGTCGCAGCGGGATGGAGGGACCAACGGCATGTACATCACTCCGCCCGAGCTACTACGGCCGACCTTCGGGGAGGGCAGCTTGAGGCGCCATCTCGAACAAGCCGAGAGAGAGTCGCGGCGTTGCGCACTGCTCTCTCTGCCACGGCTCGCGCTGGACATCGACACGGTCGAAGACATCAGAGAGTTCCTTTCGAAACCGAAACACGCGCCCAGCCGGACGGCCGAGGTGCTCGAAGAGCTGCGGTATCGCGTGGCGGACTAG
- the pckA gene encoding phosphoenolpyruvate carboxykinase (ATP): MMRPQGMAGIARPGNVYRNVSPPQLIEMSVARGEGVLARSGALVTNTTPRTGRSPRDRFFVAHGDSKSKIDWGQTNQPVEPEVFDALFDRVRHHLEGRDLFVVDGIVGADPDNQIHLRVISELAWHALFALQLFRRPSREELASFEPDFTLVGAPSFQAVPERDGTNSETFIGIDIERKQILICGTRYAGEMKKSLFTSANYLFPQQGVLPMHCSSNVGEAGDVALFFGLSGTGKTTLSADPRRRLIGDDEHGWSDNGIFNFEGGCYAKCINLSQRNEPQIWNAIRFGSVVENVVVDPDSRQVDYTDSSITENTRVAYPLEFIDGFIPEGRAGHAQTIVFLTADAFGVLPPVSRLDHNAAMYHFLSGFTAKLAGTEAGLGAEPEATFSTGFGAPFLPLRPGVYAQMLGERVARHGASVYLVNTGWTGGPFGVGKRMDLPATRAMVEAATGGALVQVQTRRHPIFNLDVPVSCPGVPDEVLDPQGTWDDPAAYDEQARELARMFVKNFERFADSVPAEVTQAGPVQE, from the coding sequence ATGATGCGACCGCAGGGAATGGCCGGTATCGCGCGGCCGGGGAACGTCTATCGGAACGTGAGCCCGCCTCAGCTGATCGAGATGAGCGTTGCCCGCGGCGAGGGCGTGCTTGCCCGGTCGGGTGCCCTGGTGACGAACACGACGCCACGAACCGGCCGCTCGCCTCGGGATCGATTCTTCGTCGCTCACGGCGACTCGAAGAGCAAGATCGATTGGGGCCAGACGAATCAGCCGGTTGAGCCAGAGGTTTTCGACGCTCTGTTCGATCGGGTCCGCCACCACCTCGAGGGTCGCGACCTGTTCGTCGTAGACGGCATCGTCGGCGCGGATCCGGATAACCAGATCCACCTGAGGGTGATCAGCGAGCTCGCGTGGCACGCGTTGTTCGCCCTGCAATTGTTCCGCAGGCCCAGTCGTGAAGAGCTCGCCTCCTTCGAGCCCGACTTCACGCTTGTCGGCGCGCCGAGCTTCCAAGCTGTGCCGGAACGCGACGGCACCAACTCAGAGACCTTCATCGGCATCGACATCGAGCGGAAGCAGATCCTGATCTGCGGAACCCGCTACGCGGGTGAGATGAAGAAATCCCTCTTCACCTCTGCGAACTATCTGTTCCCACAGCAGGGCGTGCTTCCGATGCATTGCTCCTCGAACGTCGGAGAGGCCGGCGACGTCGCGCTGTTCTTCGGGCTGTCCGGCACCGGCAAGACCACGCTCTCGGCCGACCCGCGCCGCCGCCTGATCGGGGACGACGAGCACGGCTGGTCGGACAACGGGATCTTCAACTTCGAGGGCGGCTGTTACGCGAAGTGCATCAACCTCTCGCAGAGGAACGAACCCCAGATCTGGAACGCGATCCGCTTCGGATCGGTCGTCGAGAACGTGGTCGTCGATCCAGACAGCCGGCAGGTGGACTACACCGACTCGTCGATCACCGAGAACACCCGGGTCGCCTACCCGCTCGAGTTCATCGATGGCTTCATCCCCGAGGGGCGCGCGGGGCACGCGCAAACGATCGTGTTCCTGACCGCAGACGCCTTCGGCGTGCTGCCACCCGTATCTCGTCTCGATCACAACGCCGCGATGTATCACTTCCTCTCCGGCTTCACCGCGAAGCTCGCGGGCACCGAGGCTGGTCTCGGAGCCGAACCCGAGGCGACGTTCTCCACTGGATTCGGCGCACCGTTCCTGCCCCTGCGGCCCGGGGTCTACGCGCAGATGCTCGGCGAGCGCGTGGCGAGGCATGGCGCGAGCGTGTACCTCGTGAACACGGGTTGGACCGGTGGCCCGTTCGGCGTCGGCAAGCGGATGGATCTGCCCGCGACGCGAGCCATGGTCGAGGCCGCGACCGGCGGTGCGCTGGTGCAGGTGCAGACGAGGCGGCACCCGATCTTCAACCTCGACGTGCCCGTCTCGTGTCCGGGGGTGCCGGATGAGGTCCTGGATCCGCAAGGGACGTGGGACGACCCGGCTGCCTACGACGAGCAGGCGAGGGAGTTAGCGCGGATGTTCGTCAAGAACTTCGAACGCTTCGCGGACTCCGTTCCGGCCGAGGTGACGCAGGCGGGTCCCGTCCAGGAATAG
- a CDS encoding HU family DNA-binding protein, with the protein MNKKELIDSIAGSTGENRRVVGEVLDATINTITTQVKKGERVQLPGFGTFERRARSARTARNPRTGEEIKIKATKVPAFKPGAGFKDAVGGGKK; encoded by the coding sequence TTGAACAAGAAGGAACTCATCGATTCCATCGCGGGCTCGACCGGCGAGAACAGGCGCGTCGTCGGAGAGGTTCTCGACGCGACCATCAACACGATCACGACCCAGGTCAAGAAAGGCGAGCGCGTTCAGCTGCCGGGTTTCGGCACCTTCGAGCGCCGCGCACGTTCGGCCCGCACCGCGCGCAACCCGCGTACGGGTGAAGAGATCAAGATCAAGGCGACGAAGGTTCCCGCATTCAAGCCGGGCGCCGGTTTCAAGGATGCGGTCGGCGGAGGCAAGAAGTAA
- the thiL gene encoding thiamine-phosphate kinase, producing the protein MVSSDAPVSDLGENALVALLKERFPAAPGELGIGDDAAVFAPRGPRIVFTTDSMVEGVDFELSYFSGSDVGWKVIAINASDIAAMGGDPWKALITLCMPRSTRTGFVQDLIDGVVAAAEAMDVEIVGGDLSEADRIVVGAAALGTTDQAIPRSGARMGDAICVTGCFGGSSGGLALLQQDPTAEGPLVTRHKRPRPRLAEARVLRELRPSAMMDVSDGLVVDLDRLLVSSGKGCEVDPTRIPVDPALSVGDDRTAALFGGEDFELLLTLRREDVTAAASALESLGTRFSEIGVITEDEALIGGRPLSRLKEQGWDHLQSP; encoded by the coding sequence ATGGTTTCCTCCGACGCTCCGGTCTCGGACCTTGGCGAGAACGCGCTCGTGGCGCTTCTGAAGGAGCGGTTCCCTGCGGCCCCCGGCGAGCTCGGGATCGGTGATGACGCTGCCGTCTTCGCGCCGCGCGGCCCCCGCATCGTCTTCACCACCGACTCGATGGTGGAAGGGGTCGACTTCGAGCTGAGTTACTTCTCCGGGTCCGATGTGGGCTGGAAGGTGATCGCGATCAACGCTTCCGACATCGCCGCCATGGGTGGCGACCCGTGGAAGGCCCTGATCACCCTGTGCATGCCGCGCTCGACGCGCACCGGCTTCGTACAAGACTTGATCGACGGAGTGGTGGCGGCCGCCGAAGCTATGGACGTCGAGATCGTGGGCGGTGATCTCAGCGAGGCCGACCGGATCGTGGTCGGGGCCGCGGCATTGGGAACCACCGACCAGGCCATCCCACGTTCAGGCGCACGTATGGGTGATGCGATCTGCGTTACCGGTTGCTTCGGAGGCTCCAGTGGCGGGCTCGCCCTTCTCCAACAAGATCCCACAGCAGAGGGTCCCCTGGTGACGAGACACAAGCGTCCGCGCCCGCGCCTGGCGGAGGCTCGGGTTCTGAGAGAGCTGCGCCCGTCGGCGATGATGGATGTGTCGGATGGCCTGGTCGTCGATCTCGATCGGCTGCTCGTGTCCAGTGGTAAGGGCTGTGAGGTCGACCCGACGCGGATCCCGGTCGATCCTGCGCTCAGCGTGGGGGATGATCGGACCGCAGCTTTGTTCGGGGGCGAGGACTTCGAGCTTCTGCTCACGCTGCGTCGAGAAGATGTGACGGCGGCCGCGTCCGCACTGGAGTCGTTGGGTACGCGGTTCTCTGAGATCGGTGTCATCACAGAGGACGAGGCCCTTATCGGAGGCCGCCCTCTGAGTCGTTTGAAGGAGCAAGGATGGGATCACCTGCAGAGTCCGTGA
- a CDS encoding pilus assembly protein TadG-related protein, with amino-acid sequence MTRGGAAERGQVMLLVVGLCLVSFMVAGVAVDGTRLFLMRRSLQNAVDAAAIAAAGEVDVKALYATEGSAMRVDPQAARTRAVAVLQQRGVSGRVEIAVDRNVVLTRLQTHVDASFLRLVGVEQLRVAAEAAAEPVAGER; translated from the coding sequence TTGACCCGCGGAGGCGCCGCCGAACGCGGCCAGGTCATGTTGTTGGTGGTTGGCCTCTGTCTCGTCTCGTTCATGGTGGCGGGAGTTGCCGTCGACGGAACGAGGCTGTTCCTGATGCGGCGGAGCCTGCAGAACGCGGTGGACGCGGCGGCGATTGCGGCCGCGGGAGAGGTTGACGTGAAGGCGTTATACGCGACGGAGGGAAGCGCCATGCGTGTGGATCCGCAGGCGGCGCGGACTCGAGCGGTCGCGGTATTGCAGCAGCGGGGAGTGTCCGGGCGGGTGGAGATCGCGGTGGATCGGAACGTGGTTTTGACGAGGCTTCAGACGCATGTGGATGCGTCGTTCTTGCGGCTGGTGGGGGTCGAACAGCTTCGAGTGGCGGCCGAGGCAGCGGCCGAACCCGTGGCGGGGGAGCGGTAG
- a CDS encoding Lrp/AsnC ligand binding domain-containing protein, whose product MADVQAYILIQTEVGKAAQVAKEVREIEGVDAAEDVTGPYDVIVRASAPNVDDLGKLVVARIQAVEGITRTLTCPVVHL is encoded by the coding sequence GTGGCTGACGTCCAGGCATACATCCTGATCCAGACCGAGGTTGGCAAAGCCGCGCAGGTCGCGAAAGAGGTGCGAGAGATCGAGGGTGTCGACGCGGCCGAAGACGTAACCGGTCCCTACGACGTCATCGTGCGCGCGAGCGCGCCCAACGTCGACGACCTCGGGAAGTTGGTCGTCGCGCGCATCCAAGCTGTCGAGGGGATCACCCGTACCTTGACTTGCCCCGTCGTTCACCTCTGA
- a CDS encoding 1-acyl-sn-glycerol-3-phosphate acyltransferase codes for MDFTYWLAKSIVKPWMSWFRWSIEGLERIPDHGPAILAFNHIAFLDPFAAAYAVDLAGRRPRFLAKAELFDDPRISWILKGCGQIPVQRGTAQAPMALDTALRALERGEVIVIFPEGTITSDPDLNPMEAKTGMARLALASGIDVTPCGLWGTANIWPKDFATRWWPPKQDIMVRVGQPMKMTGDPSSTDDWRRCGEIVMGEIARLVASLRPAVPDRRRTRKRAA; via the coding sequence ATGGACTTCACCTACTGGTTGGCGAAGAGCATCGTCAAGCCGTGGATGAGCTGGTTCCGGTGGAGCATCGAGGGCCTGGAAAGGATCCCGGATCACGGGCCGGCGATCCTCGCCTTCAACCACATAGCTTTCCTGGATCCCTTCGCGGCCGCGTACGCGGTAGACCTAGCGGGCCGGCGGCCGCGGTTCCTGGCGAAGGCCGAGCTGTTCGACGACCCACGCATCAGCTGGATCTTGAAGGGATGTGGCCAGATCCCCGTTCAGCGGGGGACCGCGCAGGCGCCTATGGCGTTGGACACGGCACTTCGCGCTCTTGAGCGGGGCGAGGTGATCGTGATCTTTCCCGAGGGGACGATCACGTCCGATCCCGATCTGAACCCGATGGAGGCGAAGACGGGCATGGCGCGACTCGCGCTCGCGTCCGGTATCGACGTCACCCCTTGCGGGTTGTGGGGGACGGCGAACATCTGGCCGAAGGACTTCGCGACCAGGTGGTGGCCTCCGAAGCAAGACATCATGGTTCGCGTAGGGCAACCTATGAAGATGACGGGGGACCCGAGCTCGACGGATGACTGGCGGCGGTGCGGCGAGATCGTGATGGGGGAGATCGCGCGGCTGGTCGCGAGCCTCCGCCCCGCGGTTCCGGACCGCAGGCGCACGAGGAAGAGGGCTGCATGA
- a CDS encoding aminotransferase class I/II-fold pyridoxal phosphate-dependent enzyme — protein sequence MLEPSTTYAFSDTDEFALATEAKTGSGYVYTRWANPTIDAFEAAVAGLEGAPDAEAFSSGMAAISAVFLSLCSSGDRIVAARQLYGGSYSVLSHTLPRYGITTTFADVSDLDTLAAACRGAKLLYCETIGNPVVEVADLPRLAAIAEDAGIPLVVDNTFASPILCRPIEHGATMVVHSATKFLGGHHDLTGGVLCSSREALEPVKELARELGPTLAPFSAWLALRGLATLHLRVERSSDSALAVGQALIGRDDVESVNYPALEDDAAHELTAKLLGGRGGGTLGFSVAGGRERAARFQSALRLIRPAASLGGTHSLIVHAATVTHTQLSKEELEAVGISEGFCRLSVGLEDVDDILDDLEQALERSR from the coding sequence GTGCTGGAGCCGTCGACCACCTACGCTTTCTCGGACACAGACGAGTTCGCCCTGGCGACGGAGGCGAAGACCGGCTCCGGTTACGTCTACACCCGCTGGGCGAACCCGACGATCGACGCGTTCGAAGCCGCCGTCGCCGGTTTGGAGGGTGCGCCCGACGCCGAGGCGTTCTCGTCCGGGATGGCGGCGATCTCGGCCGTGTTCTTGTCGCTGTGCTCGTCGGGTGACCGCATAGTCGCGGCACGCCAGCTCTACGGCGGGTCCTACTCCGTGCTGTCCCACACGCTGCCGCGGTACGGGATCACCACCACGTTCGCGGACGTGTCGGATCTCGACACGCTCGCGGCTGCATGTCGCGGGGCGAAGCTGCTGTACTGCGAGACGATCGGCAATCCAGTCGTTGAAGTAGCGGACCTCCCCCGTCTCGCAGCGATAGCCGAAGACGCCGGGATCCCGCTGGTAGTCGACAACACCTTCGCGAGCCCGATCCTCTGCAGACCGATCGAGCACGGCGCCACGATGGTGGTGCACTCGGCGACGAAGTTCCTCGGCGGCCACCACGATCTGACCGGCGGCGTCCTCTGCTCGTCGCGCGAGGCACTCGAACCGGTGAAGGAGCTAGCGCGCGAGCTTGGGCCGACGCTGGCCCCGTTCTCCGCGTGGCTCGCGCTGCGCGGGCTGGCGACGTTGCATCTCCGCGTCGAGCGCTCCTCCGATAGCGCTCTTGCCGTGGGGCAGGCACTGATTGGCCGCGACGACGTGGAGTCGGTGAACTACCCCGCTCTAGAGGACGACGCCGCTCACGAGCTAACGGCCAAGCTCTTGGGGGGCCGGGGGGGCGGGACACTGGGGTTCTCGGTGGCGGGCGGAAGAGAGCGGGCAGCGCGGTTCCAGAGCGCGCTCCGCCTGATCCGCCCCGCCGCGTCGCTAGGCGGCACTCACTCGCTGATCGTCCACGCCGCGACGGTCACGCACACGCAGCTCTCGAAAGAGGAGCTGGAAGCCGTCGGTATCTCGGAAGGCTTCTGCCGGCTGTCGGTCGGGCTGGAGGACGTGGACGACATCTTGGACGACCTCGAGCAGGCCCTGGAAAGAAGCCGCTAG
- a CDS encoding NAD(P)-dependent glycerol-3-phosphate dehydrogenase: protein MTKIAFIGAGSWGTATASLVAAKNQYETVLWARRPELAETINLYHENPEYLPNVRLPEALVATADLERAVVGADVVVMGVPSHGFRKVLREVGTIAGARPCYTSLTKGLEVDTRKRMSQVLEEEVDGISEACVSMLTGPNLAKEVVQGFPAASTVACRDETTARRLQDIFHAPTFRCYTSTDVVGCELGGAFKNVIAIAAGMADGLGFGDNTKATVMTRGLAEMARFSVKFGAQPLTFLGLAGVGDLMATCASPQSRNHSVGIELGKGRKIDEIIGSMNMVAEGVKSCKPILELGLEADVWMPITENVVKICHEGQSLNDVVADLLSREIRSELAGIEEYLETKVT, encoded by the coding sequence ATGACCAAGATCGCGTTCATCGGCGCCGGTTCGTGGGGGACCGCGACCGCGTCCCTCGTGGCCGCGAAGAACCAGTACGAAACCGTACTGTGGGCGCGCCGACCCGAGCTGGCGGAGACCATCAACCTCTACCACGAGAACCCCGAGTACCTGCCGAACGTGCGGCTGCCGGAGGCGCTCGTGGCGACTGCCGATCTGGAGAGGGCAGTGGTCGGCGCCGACGTGGTTGTGATGGGAGTTCCCTCTCACGGTTTCCGGAAGGTGCTGAGGGAGGTGGGGACGATCGCCGGAGCGCGTCCGTGCTACACGAGTCTTACGAAGGGTCTAGAGGTGGACACGCGCAAGCGGATGTCTCAGGTGCTGGAGGAGGAGGTAGACGGGATCTCGGAGGCCTGCGTGTCGATGTTGACGGGGCCGAACCTTGCGAAGGAGGTCGTGCAAGGGTTCCCGGCCGCTTCCACCGTTGCGTGCCGCGACGAGACGACGGCGCGCAGATTGCAGGACATCTTCCACGCGCCCACGTTTCGCTGCTACACCAGCACCGACGTCGTCGGCTGCGAGCTGGGCGGCGCGTTCAAGAACGTCATCGCGATCGCAGCGGGTATGGCGGACGGGCTCGGCTTCGGCGATAACACCAAGGCGACGGTCATGACACGAGGGCTCGCGGAGATGGCCCGCTTCAGCGTCAAGTTCGGGGCGCAGCCCCTGACGTTCCTAGGCCTCGCAGGTGTAGGCGACCTCATGGCGACCTGTGCGAGCCCACAGTCCCGCAACCACTCCGTCGGGATCGAGCTGGGCAAGGGACGCAAGATCGACGAGATCATCGGCTCCATGAACATGGTCGCGGAGGGCGTGAAGAGCTGTAAGCCGATCCTGGAGCTGGGGCTCGAGGCAGACGTGTGGATGCCGATAACCGAGAACGTCGTCAAGATCTGTCACGAGGGCCAGAGCCTCAACGATGTCGTCGCCGATCTCCTGTCGCGCGAGATCCGGTCCGAGCTGGCCGGGATAGAGGAGTACCTCGAGACGAAGGTTACCTAG
- a CDS encoding Coenzyme F420 hydrogenase/dehydrogenase, beta subunit C-terminal domain — protein sequence MVTSDRKHWKHLYEEIVATEICCGCSACIVACPHKVLEFQDFDPVQVDARSPFDNCIHGEEGCSLCAMACLRLHPSLDVIEQVVHGKRREPEQPEGTYIYKTLARAADPKILERGQDGGVVTALLAWGLDRGELDGAVVAAPSEGVPWLDEPKLVQTSADLLATAGSRYTYCSTPLGLKKAVAAKCKNVALVGVSCESTAVRQLAAEGIKRWTRPVKLVIGLMCCETFDYEAFMVGKVEQEKQIPLTDITKVNVKGKVIVSLKDGRDVDIPLRDARPYANEWCHHCPDFAAEHADLSCGGLGMEGWTMVLVRSEIGRDYLERAVAAGVVETREASEEPGALEVMDRLARKQRARIDPFDPHASATWPTEQLLQAARAEAADGAGS from the coding sequence GTGGTCACCTCCGACAGGAAGCACTGGAAGCATCTCTACGAAGAGATAGTGGCGACCGAGATCTGCTGTGGATGCTCCGCGTGCATCGTTGCATGTCCCCACAAGGTCCTCGAGTTCCAGGACTTCGATCCGGTACAAGTCGACGCTCGATCGCCTTTCGACAACTGCATCCACGGCGAAGAGGGATGCTCTCTCTGCGCGATGGCGTGTCTGCGCCTCCACCCTTCGCTCGACGTGATCGAGCAGGTGGTGCACGGCAAGAGACGCGAGCCCGAGCAGCCCGAGGGGACCTACATCTACAAGACCCTTGCTCGCGCCGCCGACCCGAAGATCCTGGAGCGCGGGCAGGACGGAGGGGTGGTGACGGCGCTGTTGGCATGGGGACTCGACCGGGGCGAGCTCGACGGAGCGGTGGTGGCGGCCCCCTCTGAAGGTGTGCCGTGGCTCGACGAACCGAAATTGGTGCAGACCTCCGCAGACCTTCTGGCCACGGCGGGCTCGCGCTACACGTACTGCTCGACGCCGCTCGGCCTGAAGAAGGCGGTCGCCGCCAAGTGCAAGAACGTGGCTCTGGTGGGGGTGTCCTGTGAGTCCACCGCGGTGAGGCAGCTCGCGGCGGAGGGCATCAAGCGCTGGACCCGGCCGGTGAAGCTGGTGATCGGGCTTATGTGCTGCGAGACGTTCGACTACGAGGCCTTCATGGTCGGCAAGGTCGAGCAGGAGAAGCAGATCCCGCTGACCGACATCACGAAGGTCAACGTGAAGGGCAAGGTCATCGTCAGCCTGAAGGACGGGCGGGACGTGGACATCCCCCTGCGCGACGCTCGCCCCTACGCCAACGAGTGGTGCCACCATTGCCCGGACTTCGCGGCCGAGCACGCCGACCTCTCCTGCGGCGGCTTGGGGATGGAGGGATGGACCATGGTCTTGGTGCGCTCGGAGATCGGGCGCGACTATCTAGAGCGGGCGGTCGCCGCCGGAGTGGTCGAGACCCGCGAGGCGTCCGAGGAACCCGGTGCCTTGGAGGTCATGGACCGTTTGGCGCGCAAACAGCGCGCACGTATTGACCCGTTCGATCCTCATGCATCGGCCACGTGGCCGACGGAACAGTTGCTGCAGGCGGCTAGAGCCGAGGCAGCGGATGGCGCCGGCAGCTAA